In the genome of Elusimicrobiales bacterium, the window TACCGCGGCAGCCCGTTTTTCGCGGAGTCGGAAAAAGTCCTCAGTCTGGAGCTCTTTGAGCTGCTGGATGCCGTCAGGCGCGCCATGGAGCGCGTGGAGGACAGAGGCCCCGCCGGCGCGGTCAACGCCGAGCAGTTCCCCATTGAAACCCGGATGGACAAAATCCTGTCGCTGCTGGCCGCGCGGCCATGGACGCTTATTGACGATATTTTCGCCGGGGAGAATAAGCGCCTCGGCGTCATCACCTGCTTTATGGCGCTGCTGGAGCTTATCAAGCTGCGTAAAATTATAGTCCGCCAGGACGCGCCGCTTGGCGAAATACGGGTATATCTCAGAAACGAGCCGGGCGAGCCGCCCAAGCCGCAAGAGGCCCCCCTGCTTGCCGGAGCGTGATTTATGGAGAAAGAAGAACTCTCAAAAGTGGTTGAAACCCTGCTTTTCATAACCGACCAGCCGCTTGACGTCAAAAAGCTCTGCAAAGCCGCCGAGTCCGGAGAGGGCGACGTGCGCGAGGCCGTGGCCGCCCTCCAGCGCAAATATCTGGACATCGGCAGCGCGGTGCAGGTGCTTGAATCCGGCGGCGGCTGGCAGCTTGCCACCAAGCCCGAATACGGCCGCTGGGTGCGCCGGCTTTTCAACGAGAAGATGACGATGCGGCTCTCCTCCGCCGCGCTGGAGACTTTGGCCATAATCGCC includes:
- a CDS encoding segregation/condensation protein A translates to MIQTEPIKVEIDVFEGPMDLLLYLIRKNNLDIYDIPIAQITHEYLAYLDVMRDLNLDIAGDFLVMAATLMQIKAKTLLPSQADPAADEGPDPAAELIGKITEYQKYREASKFLDGQFEQFKDVYYRGSPFFAESEKVLSLELFELLDAVRRAMERVEDRGPAGAVNAEQFPIETRMDKILSLLAARPWTLIDDIFAGENKRLGVITCFMALLELIKLRKIIVRQDAPLGEIRVYLRNEPGEPPKPQEAPLLAGA